The genomic stretch TATTTTACAAACTCAAACACaggcaaacagaagaaaacagaggCAGTAACACAGTTTTATTCATACCACATGAAATCATTAACAGTCGCACACATCGGTTTCAGTATGgctggtcacacacacacacacacacacgcacgcacacacacacacacggcatcATCAGTGTGATCACAGCCAAATGTACAGTTACAGATTCTTCTGGTTCGCTTGGAACAGCAAAATAAGtgaatgaaagcaaaaaaagttGTGATTTTATTGTCCCTTCATGTTCCACATTTCTACCTTGTCCACATTTGTCTTGTTCCTAGCGGAATAGTCCGCCTATCCATTACTGCCTCTGCCACTGCCTCCATTTCTATGGAGATAAATGAATTAGATTACACAAACAGGACACGGCTTAACAGCACTACAGTATCACAAACCCTAAATATTGATTTAGGAATGCaagcttgaaaaaaaatctggaaacaaaataaataaatacaacttGGAAAACTTTTGACAGCTTATcataaaatgccttttttttcacattttagaaAGAAGAACAACAGGAACAAACACTCATCAATAAACAGCAGGCAGACAAAGTCTGAGGAGCTAAACTAAAGCACAGGATTAGCTAATTAGAGTTTAGCTCTCGTACGAGGAGTGTGATGTAACTAGAATGCAGCCATCCCAGACACAGAGCCCCATTGGGGGAAGGCAACGGTCTCAAGCGATGGTACAGTGCTGAGTGATTGCTTTTCTCTTCCGTTACATGATTAGACGCCATTGTCAATCCTTGAATGGAAACCAGGAGGGATGAAAGTAAAAGGAGGGCAATTACAAAGGCTTTTGTCAGTCGTTTTACTCGGGGGTTAGAGAAGTGAAAAGAATGATTACGCAGCCTTTTGTCTTCTCTTCTGCGTGATGGTTGCTGTCAAATATTGTTATGCACAAAACAAATACTTCCTCAACAGCAATTATGCAGTACATACTACATTTAATTAGAGGGAGCAAGGCTGGACCCAAACAGCCCCCTGTCAGCGTTCTGACTCGCAGATAAGCCCCGACTTGTGAACACATTTGAAACCACGGCATGAATGCTAATCAGTGTCAGTGTGATCCCAACATCTaatgaaaaatatcaaataaattaTTGTTCATGTCAAcacaggtactttttttttttttgctcagatAAACACTCGATGTGTTTTGTTTATGACAGGCTGGAaggcacacacagagctgtgacAGATCAACATTATCCAGTACCTTTTGTGGGTTTACTTATTACACCGGCGCTGGTTGGATGCGGTTTTCATGGATTGTACAGTCTGTAGGTTGGCATAAACGGGGCAATTTCTGATCTGTCTGGATTTCTTTATCCTGGGGCACATGGGGATGTTCTCATAGAAGTTTGGCTGTGAGGATGAAGCGAATGTTAATGGTTTTTAAGCTGTTAGACCAAAGCAGGTGGTAGTGGTGCAGCAGCCTGGCAAAATGCAATTACTTTTCCACTAAGATGGGCTTAATCTGAAATATGCTTTCTAATCTACGATCACGCTAATAAATAACATATTATTACATAAGAATTGTCTCAAACTTGCATAAAGAACTCagcaaattattaaaaagtttCTTATGTATTCGTTTACATCAAATAATTAAACTCTGAAGAATTCAGGGTATTAATAACTGCACCAGTTTAAGATGAtgcaccacatttttttttaactgcaagcAATAAAGATAATATTAAAGACATAGCTATATCACGACAAAGTCTGgtttttaaccatttttgcTACATTTTGACAAGCTGCTTCTATTCAAGCACATTTTTAGCTAACGCTGAAGTTAATTAGGATTAGTTAAGTGAGTAGGAGGTGCTGTCTCAGCTGAGATTAACTGTAAAGTGTAATGGCTTTGTAATTAAGTGCAAGTCTGATGAGAAGGTAAGGGAGCACCTTAAAGGTGTCAAGAGTGAAGAGAAGAGTGGATAAAATGAACGATGCAATGCCTACCTGTCCCTGGGATGGGTGCAGTTTGACTCTGTACTCCTTTCTCTTGTTCCGCTTTCTGGGGGGTTTTCAGAGAAAtggattttcattatttttttcattatcagAGCCGAGCCGAGACACTGGCATGGCCTCGGACTTAGTTTCGCTGACTAGAGAGAGCCAGccttacttttttgtttgctgATATCTTACCTTTGCCTCATTACTACGATGATGATGGCAATGAGTAGAACAAGTCCAGCTGCTCCAGCCCCGATGTAAATGTACATCATGTATAACGACAGGCTGAATCCACCTACATATATGTAAGGGGGGGTGGACAAGGAACAAAACAGTGTGAAAATAATGCATTTCTGATTCTTTTATTTGACACAAGTGGTTTTATTCACTTTTTCTGACTTGCTCCATGACACACAGTTAAACCACTCACTCACACTACAGAGTCACACAGCCACAAGCATCTGTGGTTTAAGCACATGAGGTTTTTTTCTGAGCAGCTGTGAATGACAtcacaagttttttttcttttttgttgcttCAAGACCCATGATCACCACTGGTCTTATGCACACTTGCATCCAAGCATTTTAAATGTGAGTGCTGAATGTATGCGTGTTTTAACGACATACGGATGCCTGACTTGTACCTGGGGCGACAGTGGTGAGTTGCACGGTGGTCGTTTGCTGTCCTGCATCTGTGTTAAAAGTACAGCGGTAAAAACCATCGTCTTCCTGTGTCACTTGAGTCAACTGCAGACTCATATCCAGGCTGTCTGCACAGCTGATCCTGCCCCTGTCGCTGTAATCCTCTCCCACCAGGCCTCCTTCTGTCTTCTTGCACACGCCAATAATTCTCCAGGGCTGGCCATGGAGCATCTTCTCCAATACAACCTGGTTAACGGTGCCATTATGCTGATGGTTACATTCGATGGTCAGGTTGCTGTTCTGCTCTGCTACGACCTCGTGGTTTGCCACAGTttcctgtgggggtgggggctctGTGGGGTCTTCTTCTGGTGGCTCATCTgtaagtgaaagaaagaaagctaaATAGGTGCTGGAAATTATAGAATGGCACTCTAAGTTTCCTTTTCACTATTTTTAGTCACTGAGCAGGGGAGGTGGGAATGATACTAGAAAGCTCAGCACGTGCACTTTCGGCCATATTTACCCAAGTCCTCCACCTGAATGTGCTTGGTCCAGGGCCCCTGAGGGAAGGTCTGAACAGAGCAGTAGTAAAGCCCGATGTCCTGATGAGTGACATTCCTAATGGAAATACTGCCATCCATAGGTGTGGTTCTCAGAAAATCTACTCTTCCCTGGAAACGGTGAGAAAGAGCCACTCCAAACTCTGGATGGAAAACAgccactggatttttttctgacaATTTGGTCCAAGACACCATGCTGAGGTTGCCATCCCAGGGGCACAAGCAGTCCAGAACCATCCCCTCCTCCAGTCTAACTGTAGCGATCACTCTCTGCTGGACAGCAACTGGACAAAgggattttttatttctgttagcATCTGAATCATGACACAATACGCATATCACAAGGTCTGTAAAGCTACAAAATTataccaaattaaaaaaaaaaactttttctaaCTGTCATAGTTCATTTTACTGTAATATCTCCCCTTCACTGGTAGTGAAACTCTGCACATTTAAATAGTCAGGTTTGCTCATACACAAGGGGGCTCCTCTATTTGCAGATTACCACAGCAATTCACAACTGAGATCCTCCCTCACCCTATGGTAATTAGGCTAATTTAGGCCAGtacacataaaaacagctgACAATAGTTGGTGATCAAGCCTCCAAGTTTTTCAAAGCCTTTTATCTGAGCTGAATGACAACTGGTTTCCAATCCAGTGAAGCCCTTTGGAGAGCCAGGTTTAGAATAGTAATGCCGAGAAAAATGTACAATTACAGGCTTATCATCGAATTcaagaaagaatgaaaagttgaattcttttggTTTGAACAATTTAGACAAATACGATAAAGTATATCATAAAATGATTTAGgtaaattacttaaaaaaaaagaaaaatatccttAAAGGCCAAAAACATCACTCTGAACAGTTAATAAAACTATGTCACAGTgccctttttatttttgaaaaaaccCTGCAAAACCAATAAAGCCCATACCTTTAAGAAAAGGGAGAAAGATAAGTACCACGAAGTACCAGCAGTCCTTTTGTACAGCTTCCATCTTGCCCCACAGAGGGAGAATGAAAGCTGCATTGATGAGACGAGTGGAGGCACCCAGGCTGCACTTCCTGCTAGCTCTGTGGCTACAGAGAAACACTTGAGCGAAGGGGGTTCACTTCACGGTAGCTCACTGTTGGCTCATTCCACACAGAGGGGCACTTTATCACAAGAACTGGGATTGGATGGCAAACTTCTGACATAACACTACTTGGTGGATTTTATAACGAAGTGTTTGACgtattaaaaatcaaaattcaTAATTATAGATTACAAATTTGAAATTGAAGATAAATAGACATGCCCTGTCTGTTTCCTGTGGacagccccccctccccctgtgTTTCTGGAATATTTTGTGATGATTTTCACCAGTAAGCCAAAAGTGACACAGTGTGGAAAAGCACCttaccatcaccaccaccacaaaaGCAGTACTGAGAACACCACTGCTCTCACAAAAGTTTAGACCAAAATAAGATCAGACATGACAACCTGAAATCACTTTAATATAATTCACATTTAAAAGATGTAAACatggtacaaaaacaaaaacactgaactcaGGTATTCAGAAGCTGAGAAAGGTTTTCAAGGCACTCCAGCAGGTAGGTGTTCATGGGCTCCTGCTTGCTGTCGGCATCTGCAATTTAGAAAACACACCAGCATTAACAGTGAAACATGCAAAAACTTCAAATGTTCAAATTTAGTACTGAGACAGACGCAGATCTGAGAGTGAATTCACGCGTACCCTTCTTTGAGATGGAATGAGCCTTCTCAACTCTCAATCGAACAGAAGGACACTTCAAAGCAGTCTTGGCCTTTGAGAGGAAATGAGGAAATTAGAACAAATTATGGAGAGGATagcagttctttttttcttgttgtttataatcaggaaattaaaaaacattGGTCATCTGCACTGAAAGTGAGAGAACAGTGAAGCTTTCTGGCAAATCTGTCTTACAGGCAGAGAATCAAGCAGGGAGAGGGTTTCATTCAACCATTAACTCAAACACCAGCCAATAAAAGCACACTAAAGGTTTTAGTACTATGGCGCGCGCGTGTATATGTGCGCGTGTGCGTACCCTCTGATTGTTATGGAGCAATGCCCAAATTGCAGAAGCTCCCATACATCGGGTCTCCATCACTTTACTTTCTAGACAGGATAGCAGCACCTTCATGGCTTTATCTGAAAGAAAGACGTGCAGATTATTATAGTGAATTCAGCATTCAATAACCAGTAATTTGCAGGTGCCAATAAGGCttgaaaataactttttttttgacatgGATGCTAGATCCAGGAAGTCTCATCAGCATCATGAGACGGAGGAAAGGTCTCAACAAGCTCTAGGTCAAAGAGAGAGCCCAGAAAAACAGCTTTAAGCAAAAAGGTCACAAATGGAGAATGAAACAATAACCTCATTCTACAACGGAGAATTCGCCCCGCCGGCACTCATCTCCAGGCGTGCCACAGTGGGAACCTCTTCTATATGCCATCTGTACCACCACGGATCAGAGGCTAGGGAAGTTTGATTGAAAAGTGATTCTGAAAAgctaaaaataagaaacactgaatctgtatttaatcatgaaGCGTGTGATTCACAGTACGCGACTATAATGAAGTCACTGTGGGATGATTACTTCAGGTTATaatcaatcaaaataaaataaataacaaaactctATTATGTATATAAATTATTGCTGATTATATGTTTAATATAGTGTTTTATCTGATTTAACTGTCAGAAATGGGGAAAAACTAGCGCTGTGGAAATTCCCAACCTGACACGGGTTTCAGATACCTGGGAAAAAGGCGCCACTTCCTCAGTCAAAACAGATTAACCACAAAATCAGCAAAATTTCCGGATAATTGCTTACTAAAGCTAAACATGATAACCATCATGCAGTTGATTGTGAGCTCGATCATGAGCACGATCGTGCCATCTGCTCTTCCCAGGATCTCCAAACTGAGCTAGGAAAACGGTGCCCTAGGATTTGAAAGGTTGGCGTGCTGTTGCCCAACTGTCATGCGCAACTTTGAATCAAAATCTCAAAGGGACGAATGGAGATGAGGACTGAATGGCAACAACTTTAGGACCCAAGCCTGCAGAGAGCAGGAGCCTGGCTGAGTCACTGAATTCAGCCTGTTAGAAATGCTAATGGCCATTTAACCTTCATAAGACGTCTGCAAAACCTGATCCCCCCCCAGTTTGGCCACAGTTCACAGAAGCTTAGAACAGAACAAGCATAGATTAATCACTGAACTACTGCATTAATGACTGTTCATCTGCATTTACAGTGCAGGCGCCACAGCCTCATTAAGTCTGGTCCATTACACGAAGGCTTTTGTTAGCTGGTCTACATGCCGAAATTAACCTTAATAGGAAAAATAGATTTTCTACAGTGGACAACACaagactttatttttatgtgcAAATAACGTTTTTCTACACTATTATCTGGGTCACATACCTCACAGCGACACTGGTTTTCAACCGTTACTTATTCTTGCTGATTTCTGATCATGCAGTGAGATTTCTTTTGCTCATTTTCTCTAATGTGATTGATGGAAATCTTGCtgtatgcaaaaaaacaggaaacatgatcTTTCCACAGGAAATCAGATATACGGTCACATAGTTGTTGCACCTGGTCCCACAACTCCCACCTGCAGCGTGCACTGCATGGGGGACACAATCGGTTTTTCATTCTCAACGACTTCCTCCGCTTTCATCTACGTCTCGTAGAATCGCTGATTGTCACTTCGCTGTAGCATTTGGCCTacatttgcaaaaataaatattacagaCACTGAACTTAAAAGTGCTCGACATTTTTAGTAGCTTTAATCCTCAGAGTTATTGCTGATACCGCACATTAGTCTTCATTCTGCATTCAAAAGCTCTGCCTCATAGTAATATAATATGCGTACTATGCCTAGCATATACAGTACTATTCATACAGTGTATGCTGCATACTATTTTCAAAAGTCACTTTTGGTTTGACTTCAGTTTAGCAGTCCTGAC from Archocentrus centrarchus isolate MPI-CPG fArcCen1 chromosome 20, fArcCen1, whole genome shotgun sequence encodes the following:
- the cd226 gene encoding CD226 antigen isoform X1, producing the protein MEAVQKDCWYFVVLIFLPFLKVAVQQRVIATVRLEEGMVLDCLCPWDGNLSMVSWTKLSEKNPVAVFHPEFGVALSHRFQGRVDFLRTTPMDGSISIRNVTHQDIGLYYCSVQTFPQGPWTKHIQVEDLDEPPEEDPTEPPPPQETVANHEVVAEQNSNLTIECNHQHNGTVNQVVLEKMLHGQPWRIIGVCKKTEGGLVGEDYSDRGRISCADSLDMSLQLTQVTQEDDGFYRCTFNTDAGQQTTTVQLTTVAPGGFSLSLYMMYIYIGAGAAGLVLLIAIIIVVMRQRKRNKRKEYRVKLHPSQGQKWRQWQRQ
- the cd226 gene encoding CD226 antigen isoform X2; translation: MVLDCLCPWDGNLSMVSWTKLSEKNPVAVFHPEFGVALSHRFQGRVDFLRTTPMDGSISIRNVTHQDIGLYYCSVQTFPQGPWTKHIQVEDLDEPPEEDPTEPPPPQETVANHEVVAEQNSNLTIECNHQHNGTVNQVVLEKMLHGQPWRIIGVCKKTEGGLVGEDYSDRGRISCADSLDMSLQLTQVTQEDDGFYRCTFNTDAGQQTTTVQLTTVAPGGFSLSLYMMYIYIGAGAAGLVLLIAIIIVVMRQRKRNKRKEYRVKLHPSQGQPNFYENIPMCPRIKKSRQIRNCPVYANLQTVQSMKTASNQRRCNK
- the cd226 gene encoding CD226 antigen isoform X3, with amino-acid sequence MEAVQKDCWYFVVLIFLPFLKVAVQQRVIATVRLEEGMVLDCLCPWDGNLSMVSWTKLSEKNPVAVFHPEFGVALSHRFQGRVDFLRTTPMDGSISIRNVTHQDIGLYYCSVQTFPQGPWTKHIQVEDLDEPPEEDPTEPPPPQETVANHEVVAEQNSNLTIECNHQHNGTVNQVVLEKMLHGQPWRIIGVCKKTEGGLVGEDYSDRGRISCADSLDMSLQLTQVTQEDDGFYRCTFNTDAGQQTTTVQLTTVAPGGFSLSLYMMYIYIGAGAAGLVLLIAIIIVVMRQRKRNKRKEYRVKLHPSQGQPNFYENIPMCPRIKKSRQIRNCPVYANLQTVQSMKTASNQRRCNK